The stretch of DNA ATCCATGAAACGAGTTAACCTTTTTTGTCCAACACCATGTTATTTATTGCGATCAACGATCTTCCTGTACGCTGGACCAGTCGCTTAGTGTGCAGCACAAAGGGCAAACTCAAAACAAGACCCTGAATAAGGGATGTCTAAATTCATCCTGGCAAGGGAAACAGCGAGTATTAATGGAAAACGGTTGCTTTCAAATTCTAAAATACGATTCGTAATTTTAATATGATGTTTGTTTATCATTTTAATTACCAATCGTTAAATATTCTCTGATCGATTCAAGAATTGATGGTCCGATTCCCGGCACATTTATTAACTCATCAATGGTTTCAAATGGTCCGTATTGTTCCCGGTAATTAATGATGTCCGTTGCTTTGGCCGGTCCGATACCGGGTAACGACTCGAGGGCTTCTTGAGACGCTGTATTCAGGTCAAGTGGATAATCAAAATACGCCGGATTGTCCAGTGGATTATTACCCGGCGCATTACGAGCTGTTTCTGGTATGGATTCACCTTCCAATGGAATGTAAAAATAATCACCATCTCGCAAAAGAAAAGCATCATTGATCCGAACCGCATCTGCCTTTTCAGTCAGTCCGCCAGCCATTTCAATCAAATCTCTCAACCTGGCTTCGCGGTCAAGCGCATAGGTGCCTGGATTAACGATCTCACCTTTAATAAGCACCTGAATGGGCACAGACGTTGCAGTCGGCTTAGGCAAAGGTGTATGGGTTGGCGTAGGAGGTGGAGAAAGCGTAATTGGTACGCCTCGCTCTGGTTGAGATATCAACAGGATAGCGCCAGCAGCTAGCAGCCCAATAAGAACGCCAGCCAGGATAAACGACCAGGGTTTCATTGATGAGTCTCTCTCAATCATGAGGGGGCATTTTACTTTGTATCAAATTCACTTTCTAATGCGTACATTGTGTTAAAGGCTTGAATTGCCACTTCCAACATCTCTTTAGAAGGTTCACGTGTGCTCATGTTTTGCAACGCAAGATTAGGCTTAAACAGCAATTTGACGAAAGGTTTATCAATGTGCTTTGCCATCAGTTTGATATATTCATATGCTATGCCAGCTAACACCGGGATCATCAACAGGCGTGAGAGCAAACGCCAGTGAAGGGGGAGGGGACCAAACAAAGAGAAAAGAATAATTGACAACACCACCAATGTTAAAATAAAAGAGGTTCCACATCTGGGATGTTGAAGAGAAAAGGTTGAAACCTTTTCAGGGGTCAATTCTGCGCCGCCTTCAAAAGCATTGATCGTTTTATGCTCAGCGCCATGGTACATAAACACTCGTTGGATTTCCGGCATTTTCCCAATGCCCCACAGGTAAACGATCAATAAAATTAAACGAAGAACTCCTTCAATTAAATTGGCTGCCCATGTTCTTATTTCGAAGAATTTTAACAACAAACCAGATATCAATGCTGGCAACAAGAAGAAAATGCCAATGCCCAGTGCCAATGAGAAAATCACCGTAAAAAAGAGCGCGGGTCCTTCGATTTTTTCATCATCACCAGTTTGGATGTTGGCTGAGAGGGT from Brevefilum fermentans encodes:
- a CDS encoding helix-hairpin-helix domain-containing protein; the encoded protein is MKPWSFILAGVLIGLLAAGAILLISQPERGVPITLSPPPTPTHTPLPKPTATSVPIQVLIKGEIVNPGTYALDREARLRDLIEMAGGLTEKADAVRINDAFLLRDGDYFYIPLEGESIPETARNAPGNNPLDNPAYFDYPLDLNTASQEALESLPGIGPAKATDIINYREQYGPFETIDELINVPGIGPSILESIREYLTIGN
- a CDS encoding DUF1385 domain-containing protein, which produces MNERMPSYGGQAVIEGVLMRGKHVVAMANRAPNNEIVVTHEELTGLYSSPLTKVPFLRGLVGLWDALGLGVRYLTLSANIQTGDDEKIEGPALFFTVIFSLALGIGIFFLLPALISGLLLKFFEIRTWAANLIEGVLRLILLIVYLWGIGKMPEIQRVFMYHGAEHKTINAFEGGAELTPEKVSTFSLQHPRCGTSFILTLVVLSIILFSLFGPLPLHWRLLSRLLMIPVLAGIAYEYIKLMAKHIDKPFVKLLFKPNLALQNMSTREPSKEMLEVAIQAFNTMYALESEFDTK